In Rhodobacteraceae bacterium S2214, the DNA window CAGAAGACTTACCATGAACTTCATGTCACCCATCCCGGTGTACACTGACGTTTACACGTCCACGAAGACAAGTGTAGGACTGAAACATGATTCAAGCAACTGTCATCATTGCGGCATGGAACAGTGAAGATAGCCTTTGTGCGAGTGTCGAAAGCGCTTTAGCACAAACAGAAGTGTCACTTGAGGTCATCGTGGTTGATGACTGTTCGACCGACAAAACCCTCATTGTTGCGCGGGACTTGGCCATTGCCCATCCGCAAGTGCGCGTGCTGTCACAACAGCGCAATGGCGGACCGGCAGTGGCGCGCAATGCCGCTCTTGCAGAGGCGAAAGGTGAATGGGTCGCAGTTTTGGATGCCGACGATACTTTCGTTTCCGGCAGGCTTGCCGCGATGATCGCTTTTGCCGACAGTGTTGACGCCGATATTGTCTGTGACGGGATAATGACCTGCGATGCGGCGAATGATTTCCACCAAACTGCAACGCTGGCCTTTGCAGGGGATCCGCAAAACGACAATTGGACCGTTGCTGAATATATCGCGGGTAACATGCACGGCACGCCCGGCTTAAGCTTGGGATACCTCAAGCCGGTGATACGCCGTTCGTTCATCACGAAGCATAGGTTGCGCTACGACGAAAATCTTCGCAATGGCGAAGACTTTCATTTTATCCTTGATGCATTGACGAATGGCGCGGCGATACGTTTTCGCGCCGAACCCGGGTACGTCTATTCCGTCGGACACGAGTCTATCTCACGCCGACTGAATGCGGATCATGCCACGGCGCTGGCCCGCGCCGATTTGGCGTTCGCTGCGCGACATGCTGAAGACCTTGACCCTCATTGCATAGCGATGATGCAAAAGCGGGCGCAAAGTACCCTAGACCTTTCAAGTGCGGAACAGGCGCTCGCGGCCTTACGTGATCGTCGTCCTTTGAGGGCAGCAAGAGTGGTTTGGCGACGGCCGCGTGCAACTGGAAGGTTTCTTCGGCAACTTGCACAAGCCGTGACGAATCGTTTGCGTCGCCGATGAAAGACACATTTCAGGGTCGTTTCTCACTGCAAATCGCTCTGTAAGATTCATCGAAAATACTTAAAACCGCCCATTCGCCCATAAGCTGACTTTACGTCAGAAGCACAACTTTGCCTAAAAATGAGCATGAACACGCCTCACTTCCTCTCAATTTAGGCAGCAATTCTCTCACTATTAGCTCAACCGCAGGCAACCTGTTCCAAGGCGTTGTCTAACTTTTACCGCTGGGTTAGCCAGCCCCTGGCCTGAAAGAGGTCCGAGAGAAGCAGTAAGACCGATTTAATCATTTTGCTCTAATCGACGTGGCGATTGCCGTGTCGTGAATTCATCAAGTGGCATTGATGGCCTGTCGCGGGCGTCAGTCAATGCTGCAGAGCTGTTTGTAGTACGCGTTCCTAAACAGTGAAAATCGCCGATCCGGGCGCCGGAAACATTTCGACAGCAAACACAGGTTTGCAAGTTTTTGCCGCG includes these proteins:
- a CDS encoding glycosyltransferase, whose amino-acid sequence is MIQATVIIAAWNSEDSLCASVESALAQTEVSLEVIVVDDCSTDKTLIVARDLAIAHPQVRVLSQQRNGGPAVARNAALAEAKGEWVAVLDADDTFVSGRLAAMIAFADSVDADIVCDGIMTCDAANDFHQTATLAFAGDPQNDNWTVAEYIAGNMHGTPGLSLGYLKPVIRRSFITKHRLRYDENLRNGEDFHFILDALTNGAAIRFRAEPGYVYSVGHESISRRLNADHATALARADLAFAARHAEDLDPHCIAMMQKRAQSTLDLSSAEQALAALRDRRPLRAARVVWRRPRATGRFLRQLAQAVTNRLRRR